The Acetobacter aceti NBRC 14818 genome includes a window with the following:
- a CDS encoding P-loop NTPase family protein, with protein sequence MSDTKSGNKNPAPAAKKPVQPAKFDLNQTLAQEPVFDVKPFTPRKVEEAEPVIAEGMDLSGKTKIVFVNGRGKTGKTTFLRWAAERALLGNRPILMADLDPTNASFSSYFQDVARPNTDDPAGVAQWMQRFIEYAVENQTTAVLDLGGGDTTLRETAAEMPGFASAIAEAGAVPVLISLVGSQVDDLAPIATLRDRGFSPDARAIVFNEASKEIGHTRDQSFGRLLTSAVVVDEVTDGAVPLWMPRLNAAAAVESRRSLFSAARDGLTTPPLGMFDRSKVRTWLEAMDRRFAGIMSWLP encoded by the coding sequence ATGAGCGACACGAAATCAGGCAACAAAAACCCTGCGCCTGCTGCCAAGAAGCCGGTCCAGCCTGCGAAGTTCGATCTGAACCAGACACTCGCGCAGGAACCGGTCTTTGACGTTAAACCCTTCACGCCGCGTAAGGTCGAAGAAGCCGAGCCGGTGATTGCCGAGGGCATGGACCTGAGCGGCAAGACGAAGATCGTCTTCGTCAACGGGCGCGGCAAGACCGGCAAGACCACATTCCTGCGCTGGGCGGCCGAGCGTGCTCTGCTGGGCAACCGGCCGATCCTCATGGCGGATCTGGACCCAACCAATGCGTCGTTCTCGTCGTATTTTCAGGACGTGGCGCGACCGAACACAGACGATCCGGCAGGCGTTGCGCAGTGGATGCAGCGGTTCATCGAATACGCGGTCGAAAACCAGACAACGGCGGTTCTCGATCTTGGCGGCGGCGACACCACGCTGCGCGAGACGGCGGCCGAAATGCCGGGTTTCGCATCAGCGATTGCCGAGGCCGGCGCGGTTCCCGTCCTGATCTCGCTGGTCGGGTCGCAGGTCGATGATCTGGCCCCGATTGCAACACTGCGCGATCGCGGGTTTTCGCCGGACGCGCGGGCGATCGTGTTCAACGAGGCATCCAAGGAAATCGGTCACACGCGCGATCAGTCATTCGGCCGCCTGCTGACAAGCGCCGTGGTCGTGGATGAAGTCACGGACGGGGCGGTCCCGCTGTGGATGCCCCGGCTCAATGCGGCGGCAGCCGTCGAAAGCCGCCGGAGCCTGTTCAGCGCCGCGCGCGACGGCCTGACCACGCCTCCCCTCGGGATGTTCGACCGCTCAAAGGTCCGGACATGGCTCGAAGCGATGGACCGCCGGTTTGCTGGGATCATGTCATGGCTTCCGTAA
- a CDS encoding IS3 family transposase (programmed frameshift), which produces MSNKSKRFPPEFRERAARMVLEEEKNHPSRWSAVMMIAPKLDIHPDTLSKWTRLHERANAPAVSDLPDREKIRQLERENRELRQANEILRKASAYFCPGGARPHLQTMTRFIEEHRQTYGVGSICRVLSIAPSAYYAYRARQKNPCVRSQKDKELCHEIRRIWNDNFCVYGVRKVWHQLRREGLDVARCTVERLMHRMGLKGVMRGKGVRTTRPDPARPCPQDLVQRQFHAPAPNRLWVSDFTYVSTWQGFVYVAFIIDVFARVIVGWRVSSTAHTDFVLDALEQALCQRRPEGKVTHHSDRGCQYVSIRYTQRLAEAGLVASVGSVGDSYDNALAETINGLYKTELIYRQGPWKNRDAVELATLKWVDWFNNRRLLSSIGNIPPAEAEARFYAQQKSHALAA; this is translated from the exons ATGAGCAACAAATCGAAGCGTTTTCCGCCTGAATTTCGCGAGCGTGCAGCCCGCATGGTTCTGGAGGAAGAGAAGAACCATCCATCACGTTGGTCCGCAGTGATGATGATAGCGCCAAAGCTGGATATTCATCCTGACACGCTGTCAAAATGGACCCGTCTGCATGAGCGGGCCAATGCGCCTGCGGTGAGTGACCTGCCTGATCGAGAGAAGATCAGGCAACTGGAGCGAGAGAACCGCGAATTGCGGCAGGCCAATGAAATCCTGCGCAAGGCATCAGCATATT TTTGCCCAGGCGGAGCTCGACCGCATCTTCAGACCATGACACGCTTCATTGAGGAGCATCGGCAGACATATGGTGTCGGGTCAATCTGCAGGGTTCTGTCGATTGCACCATCTGCCTATTACGCTTATCGGGCGAGACAGAAAAATCCCTGTGTGCGCAGCCAGAAAGATAAAGAGCTCTGTCATGAAATCCGCAGGATCTGGAACGATAATTTCTGCGTCTACGGAGTGCGCAAGGTCTGGCATCAGCTCAGACGTGAAGGTCTGGATGTCGCCCGCTGCACGGTAGAGCGGCTGATGCACCGGATGGGACTGAAAGGTGTCATGCGTGGCAAGGGGGTCAGAACCACACGGCCCGATCCGGCACGGCCCTGTCCACAGGATCTGGTACAGCGACAGTTTCATGCACCAGCCCCCAATAGACTCTGGGTTTCGGATTTTACTTACGTTTCCACCTGGCAGGGCTTTGTGTATGTGGCCTTCATCATTGATGTCTTTGCCCGGGTTATTGTGGGCTGGCGCGTCTCGTCCACTGCCCATACCGACTTCGTGCTGGATGCCCTTGAGCAGGCTCTGTGCCAGAGGCGGCCTGAGGGAAAAGTGACCCACCATTCCGACCGCGGATGTCAATATGTGTCCATTCGCTACACGCAAAGACTGGCTGAAGCGGGCCTTGTTGCTTCTGTCGGAAGCGTTGGGGATTCCTATGATAACGCTTTGGCGGAGACCATTAACGGACTTTATAAAACCGAACTCATCTATCGACAGGGGCCATGGAAAAACAGGGACGCTGTTGAGCTAGCAACACTGAAATGGGTCGACTGGTTCAATAATCGGCGGCTCCTGTCCTCCATTGGAAACATCCCGCCAGCAGAAGCCGAAGCACGTTTTTATGCGCAACAGAAATCACATGCATTAGCCGCTTAA
- a CDS encoding Fic/DOC family protein, whose protein sequence is MSTGDPGRGYTYPTNSNDPDQQDVLRNRLDLRSRAALNRAEYRITSDRMIDIRLGSGPAGNFDAAHLKAIHQHLFGEIYEWAGHTRNERPVVDGRPVEPIEFMTKGSTTFLPGSRLDRGLAEAFRPIRDPDVLKGSNVEQFSAVAGRVMSELNFVHPFREGNGRVQEAFIATLGQKYGHDVDFSVITKPRMLAASIAGADDPANPAMRHLVEDATDRGRVAALRTAFEHLRQQGAEPLAQDVRTARPGEQITGVLVATDTHSSSVNTGKGIIVVPTQDLGRQKAAAGDDVTVTVKSGFSAAAADRTAQEKPATSQRAASYWSGQVQKGQGELPRVLWRQNDP, encoded by the coding sequence ATGAGTACCGGCGATCCGGGGCGCGGTTATACCTATCCCACCAATTCCAACGATCCGGATCAACAGGATGTCTTGCGCAACCGGCTGGACCTACGGTCGCGCGCGGCACTCAATCGGGCCGAATACAGGATCACCAGTGACCGCATGATCGACATCCGGCTGGGTTCAGGCCCGGCCGGTAATTTCGATGCGGCGCACCTCAAAGCCATTCACCAGCATCTCTTCGGCGAGATTTACGAATGGGCCGGACATACGCGCAACGAGCGGCCCGTTGTGGATGGACGACCGGTCGAGCCCATCGAATTCATGACCAAGGGCAGCACGACTTTCCTGCCGGGTTCGAGGCTCGATCGCGGGCTGGCCGAGGCATTCCGGCCGATCCGTGATCCCGATGTCCTGAAGGGCTCTAACGTCGAGCAGTTTTCCGCCGTGGCCGGTCGCGTCATGTCCGAGCTTAATTTTGTCCATCCTTTCCGCGAGGGAAATGGGCGGGTTCAGGAAGCCTTCATCGCCACGCTTGGGCAGAAGTACGGGCATGATGTCGATTTCTCCGTTATCACCAAGCCGCGAATGCTGGCCGCCTCCATCGCGGGTGCTGATGACCCTGCCAACCCGGCCATGCGTCATCTGGTCGAGGACGCGACGGACCGGGGAAGGGTGGCCGCCCTTCGGACAGCGTTTGAGCATCTGCGACAACAGGGTGCGGAGCCTTTGGCCCAGGACGTGCGGACCGCGCGTCCCGGCGAACAGATCACGGGCGTACTGGTCGCCACAGATACGCACAGCAGCAGCGTGAACACGGGAAAGGGCATCATCGTTGTACCGACGCAAGATCTCGGCCGCCAGAAGGCGGCCGCCGGCGACGACGTGACCGTGACTGTCAAATCCGGGTTCTCCGCAGCAGCGGCAGACCGCACAGCGCAGGAAAAGCCCGCCACCAGCCAGCGCGCTGCAAGCTACTGGTCCGGCCAGGTGCAGAAAGGGCAGGGTGAATTGCCCCGGGTTTTGTGGAGACAGAACGACCCGTGA
- a CDS encoding antitoxin VbhA family protein yields MGQTLSARPISAEESAQRRRAVEEARAANYRQGYVHDPVLEEANERYIRGVISLEDLRREMRDAIRAGR; encoded by the coding sequence ATGGGACAGACCCTTTCCGCCAGACCGATCAGCGCAGAAGAATCCGCGCAGCGTCGTCGCGCCGTCGAGGAAGCCCGGGCGGCAAACTACCGGCAGGGATACGTCCATGATCCGGTTCTTGAAGAGGCGAACGAACGCTATATCCGGGGCGTGATTTCGCTCGAAGACCTGCGCCGCGAGATGCGCGACGCCATCCGGGCCGGTCGCTAA
- a CDS encoding single-stranded DNA-binding protein — protein MFPSINLSGRVGKDATRKTFGNGGGYVVFRVACSKNVRSQQSETGWRELTEWVEVRVDLRQEKRAEYVEKNATQGRQVEVRGDLRSATFRPQGATNDVTIWYVDPTDFEFKGRPAQQRGQGADAPPADQWEGEDPFDRK, from the coding sequence ATGTTCCCATCCATCAATCTCTCTGGTCGTGTTGGCAAGGATGCGACGCGCAAGACGTTCGGCAACGGCGGCGGATATGTGGTTTTCCGCGTAGCGTGCTCGAAGAATGTGCGTTCGCAGCAGTCCGAAACCGGCTGGCGCGAGCTGACCGAATGGGTCGAAGTCCGCGTCGATCTCCGGCAGGAGAAGCGCGCCGAGTATGTCGAAAAGAATGCGACACAGGGGCGGCAGGTTGAGGTCCGGGGCGATCTGCGTTCGGCCACTTTCCGGCCGCAGGGCGCAACCAATGATGTCACGATCTGGTACGTCGATCCGACGGATTTCGAATTCAAGGGCCGTCCCGCACAGCAGCGCGGGCAGGGGGCCGATGCTCCACCGGCCGACCAGTGGGAGGGAGAAGATCCGTTCGACCGGAAATAA
- a CDS encoding DUF7673 family protein, with amino-acid sequence MTAKQDNERAALARLIKIAKGDTGQSRRVADFLLAWWNAGSCGSFDLTSLWALDRAIVEDMTVVFGLIGQAGNYPDQLDRALGQEFAAIIAQWRSACHPTSAFAVPLMTCATMRGTASFVMAQRAVSRTSR; translated from the coding sequence ATGACCGCGAAACAGGACAATGAACGGGCGGCGCTGGCACGCCTGATTAAAATTGCAAAGGGTGACACCGGACAATCGCGGCGTGTCGCGGATTTCCTGCTGGCATGGTGGAATGCAGGATCGTGCGGATCGTTTGATCTCACGTCGCTATGGGCGCTCGATAGGGCCATCGTGGAAGATATGACAGTCGTTTTCGGTCTGATTGGTCAGGCCGGCAATTACCCCGATCAGCTCGATCGTGCCCTTGGCCAGGAATTCGCCGCGATCATCGCGCAATGGCGATCGGCCTGTCATCCCACGTCCGCCTTCGCGGTTCCTCTCATGACATGCGCCACCATGAGGGGAACCGCGTCTTTCGTCATGGCGCAGCGAGCAGTGTCCCGTACGTCCCGATGA